Proteins from a single region of Segatella copri:
- the rpsQ gene encoding 30S ribosomal protein S17, with amino-acid sequence MVQMETRNLRKVRQGVVISNKMDKTIVIAAKFKEMHPIYGKFVQKTKKYHAHDENNEANVGDTVMIMETRPLSKTKRWRLVQIVEKAK; translated from the coding sequence ATGGTCCAGATGGAAACAAGAAATTTAAGAAAAGTAAGACAGGGTGTTGTTATTAGCAACAAGATGGATAAAACCATTGTTATTGCGGCTAAGTTCAAGGAGATGCACCCTATTTATGGTAAATTTGTCCAGAAGACAAAGAAGTACCATGCACATGACGAGAATAATGAGGCTAACGTAGGTGATACAGTTATGATCATGGAGACTCGTCCTCTGTCTAAGACAAAGAGATGGAGATTAGTACAAATTGTTGAAAAAGCTAAGTAA
- the rpmC gene encoding 50S ribosomal protein L29, producing the protein MKIAEIKNIETKELVEKLEAAVDALNKKKINHNVTPLENPSEIKVARRDIARMKTELRQRELNK; encoded by the coding sequence ATGAAGATTGCAGAAATTAAAAATATCGAGACCAAAGAATTGGTTGAGAAGTTGGAGGCAGCTGTTGATGCTTTGAACAAGAAGAAGATCAATCATAATGTAACTCCACTTGAGAATCCATCAGAGATTAAGGTTGCTCGTCGTGATATTGCACGTATGAAAACTGAACTTCGTCAGAGAGAACTTAACAAATAA
- the rplP gene encoding 50S ribosomal protein L16, whose product MLQPKRVKYRRPQDGRGNKGNAHRGTQLAFGSFGIKTLESKWIDSRQIEAARVALNRYMNRQGQVWIRIFPDKPITRKPADVRMGKGKGDPAGWVAPVTPGRILFEVEGVSFDIAKEGLRLCAQKLPVKTKFIVRRDYDKNA is encoded by the coding sequence ATGTTACAGCCAAAAAGAGTTAAATATAGAAGACCTCAAGATGGTCGTGGCAACAAAGGCAACGCTCACAGAGGTACACAATTGGCTTTCGGTTCTTTTGGTATCAAAACTCTTGAATCAAAGTGGATCGATAGTCGTCAGATTGAGGCAGCTCGTGTAGCATTGAACCGCTATATGAACCGTCAAGGTCAGGTCTGGATTAGAATTTTTCCTGATAAGCCAATCACTCGCAAGCCTGCTGATGTCCGTATGGGTAAAGGTAAGGGTGATCCTGCAGGATGGGTTGCACCTGTTACACCAGGTAGAATTCTCTTCGAAGTTGAAGGAGTTAGTTTCGATATTGCAAAAGAAGGTCTTCGCCTTTGCGCTCAGAAACTTCCTGTTAAGACTAAGTTTATTGTTAGACGTGATTACGATAAAAACGCTTAA
- the rpsC gene encoding 30S ribosomal protein S3, with amino-acid sequence MGQKVNPISNRLGVIRGWDSNWFGGKNFGDNLVEDQKIRKYLNERLAKASISRIIIERTLKLVTITICTARPGIVIGKGGQDVDKLKEELKKLYKKDIQINIFEVKKPELDATIVGKNIATQIEHMIAYRRAIKMAVANTMRAGAEGIKVQITGRLNGAEMARKEMYKEGRTPLHTFRADIDYCQCEALTKVGLLGIKVWICRGEVYGKADLTPNFSQDNKSNNRGNGRSNNRGGNRKRNNNR; translated from the coding sequence ATGGGACAGAAAGTTAATCCGATTAGTAACCGACTTGGTGTTATCCGTGGTTGGGATTCAAATTGGTTCGGTGGTAAGAACTTCGGTGATAACCTCGTTGAGGATCAGAAAATCCGTAAGTATCTTAACGAGCGTCTTGCTAAGGCAAGTATTTCTCGTATTATTATCGAACGTACATTGAAACTTGTTACCATTACTATTTGTACAGCCCGTCCAGGTATTGTCATTGGTAAAGGTGGTCAGGATGTAGATAAGTTGAAGGAAGAGTTGAAGAAGCTTTATAAGAAAGATATTCAGATCAACATCTTCGAGGTTAAAAAGCCTGAACTTGATGCTACTATCGTTGGTAAGAATATTGCGACTCAGATTGAGCACATGATTGCTTATCGTCGTGCTATCAAGATGGCAGTTGCTAACACCATGCGTGCTGGCGCTGAGGGCATCAAGGTGCAGATTACAGGTCGTCTGAATGGTGCTGAAATGGCACGTAAAGAGATGTACAAAGAGGGTCGTACTCCTCTTCATACATTCCGCGCAGACATCGACTACTGCCAGTGCGAGGCACTTACAAAGGTAGGTTTGCTTGGTATTAAGGTTTGGATTTGTCGTGGTGAGGTTTATGGTAAGGCTGATCTTACTCCAAACTTCTCACAGGACAATAAGAGCAACAACCGTGGTAACGGCCGCTCTAACAACCGTGGTGGTAATCGTAAAAGAAACAATAACCGTTAA
- the rplV gene encoding 50S ribosomal protein L22, with the protein MGARKHIAAEKLKEARKNLYFAKLVGVPSSPRKMRYVVDMIRGMEVNRALGVLRFSKKQASADVEKLLRSAIANWEAKNNRKAEDGELYISKVFVDEGVTMKRMRPAPQGRGYRIRKRSNHVTLFVDAKTNDEK; encoded by the coding sequence ATGGGAGCAAGAAAACATATTGCGGCTGAGAAATTGAAAGAAGCCCGTAAAAACTTGTACTTCGCAAAGTTGGTAGGCGTTCCTTCTTCTCCACGTAAGATGCGCTATGTAGTAGACATGATTCGTGGTATGGAGGTTAACCGTGCACTCGGAGTACTTCGCTTCTCTAAGAAGCAGGCATCAGCTGATGTAGAGAAATTACTTCGTTCAGCTATCGCTAACTGGGAAGCTAAGAATAATCGCAAGGCTGAAGACGGTGAGCTTTATATCAGTAAGGTCTTCGTTGACGAAGGCGTTACAATGAAACGTATGAGACCTGCACCACAGGGTCGTGGTTATAGAATTCGTAAGCGTTCTAACCATGTAACTCTTTTTGTTGATGCAAAAACTAATGACGAAAAATAA
- the rpsS gene encoding 30S ribosomal protein S19 has translation MSRSLKKGPYINVSLEKKILAMNESGKKNVVKTWARASMISPDFVGHTVAVHNGNKFIPVYVTENMVGHKLGEFAPTRRFGGHSGNRK, from the coding sequence ATGAGTCGTTCACTTAAAAAAGGTCCATACATCAATGTTTCTCTCGAGAAGAAGATTCTCGCTATGAACGAGAGTGGCAAGAAGAATGTTGTTAAGACATGGGCTAGAGCTTCAATGATATCTCCTGATTTCGTAGGACATACTGTTGCAGTTCATAACGGTAACAAATTTATCCCTGTTTATGTTACAGAGAATATGGTTGGCCACAAGCTTGGAGAGTTTGCTCCAACACGTCGCTTTGGCGGTCACTCTGGTAACAGAAAGTAA
- the rplB gene encoding 50S ribosomal protein L2 has product MAVRKLKPVTPGQRHKVIGTFEDITASVPEKSLVYGKRSTGGRNNTGKMTVRYIGGGHKQKYRLIDFKREKDGVPAVVKTIEYDPNRSARIALLYYADGEKRYIIAPNGLQVGATLMSGADAAPEIGNCLPLANIPVGTVIHNIELRPGQGALLVRSAGNFAQLTSREGSYCVIKLPSGETRQILSACKATVGSVGNSDHALEQSGKAGRSRWLGRRPHNRGVVMNPVDHPMGGGEGRQSGGHPRSRKGLYAKGLKTRAPKKLSNKYIIERANKK; this is encoded by the coding sequence ATGGCAGTACGTAAATTAAAACCGGTTACTCCGGGTCAAAGACACAAAGTTATTGGCACGTTCGAGGATATTACTGCATCCGTGCCAGAGAAGTCTCTCGTTTACGGTAAACGTTCTACCGGCGGTCGAAACAACACCGGTAAGATGACCGTTCGCTACATTGGCGGTGGTCACAAGCAGAAGTATCGTTTAATCGACTTCAAACGTGAGAAAGATGGTGTTCCAGCAGTTGTTAAGACAATCGAGTACGATCCAAACCGTTCGGCTCGTATCGCATTGCTTTACTATGCTGATGGTGAAAAACGTTACATTATTGCTCCTAACGGACTTCAGGTAGGCGCTACTTTGATGTCAGGTGCAGATGCTGCTCCTGAGATTGGTAACTGTCTTCCTTTGGCAAACATCCCTGTAGGTACAGTGATCCACAACATCGAGTTGCGTCCTGGTCAGGGTGCCTTGTTGGTTCGTTCGGCTGGTAATTTTGCTCAGTTGACTTCTCGTGAGGGCAGTTATTGTGTAATTAAGCTCCCTTCTGGTGAAACACGCCAGATTTTGAGTGCTTGTAAGGCTACAGTTGGTAGTGTTGGTAACTCTGACCACGCTCTTGAACAGTCTGGTAAGGCTGGACGTTCTCGTTGGTTGGGTCGTCGTCCACACAACCGTGGTGTTGTTATGAACCCTGTTGATCACCCAATGGGTGGTGGTGAAGGTCGCCAGAGTGGTGGTCACCCACGTTCACGTAAGGGCTTGTACGCTAAGGGTCTTAAGACTCGCGCACCTAAGAAGCTTTCTAACAAGTATATTATCGAAAGAGCTAACAAAAAATAA
- the rplW gene encoding 50S ribosomal protein L23, whose product MAFIIKPLVTEKMTKITDKQPNRYGFVVRPEANKLEIKKEVESLYNVTVVDVNTIRYAGKRSARYTKAGLVKGQKNAFKKAIVTLKEGDTIDFYSNI is encoded by the coding sequence ATGGCATTTATTATCAAACCATTGGTTACTGAGAAGATGACCAAGATTACAGACAAGCAGCCTAACCGCTATGGCTTCGTTGTTCGTCCTGAGGCTAATAAGCTCGAGATTAAGAAGGAAGTTGAGAGTCTGTATAATGTTACAGTAGTTGACGTGAACACTATTCGTTACGCTGGCAAGCGCTCTGCCCGTTATACAAAGGCAGGTCTTGTTAAGGGTCAGAAGAATGCGTTCAAGAAGGCAATCGTTACTCTTAAGGAGGGCGATACAATTGATTTTTACAGCAATATTTAA
- the rplD gene encoding 50S ribosomal protein L4, translating to MEVSVLDIKGQETGRKVALNDAVFGIEPNDHVLYLDVKQYLANQRQGTAKSKERSEMSGSTRKLGRQKGGGGARRGDINSPVLVGGARVFGPKPRDYRFKLNKKVKILARKSALSYKAQESAIVMLEDFTFEAPKTKEFLSIIKNLKIEGKKVLFVLPEANKNVYLSARNLQRAEVILASNVNSYKVLNADVVVITEKSLETIDQILTK from the coding sequence ATGGAAGTTAGCGTATTAGATATCAAAGGTCAGGAGACCGGCCGCAAGGTAGCTCTTAATGATGCAGTCTTCGGCATTGAACCTAACGATCACGTTCTCTATCTTGACGTAAAGCAGTATCTCGCTAACCAGCGTCAGGGTACAGCTAAGTCTAAGGAGAGAAGCGAGATGAGCGGTTCTACTCGTAAGCTTGGTCGTCAGAAGGGCGGCGGCGGTGCTCGCCGTGGTGATATTAACTCACCTGTACTCGTAGGTGGTGCTCGCGTTTTTGGTCCTAAACCACGTGATTACCGCTTCAAGCTCAACAAAAAAGTAAAGATTCTTGCTCGTAAGTCTGCTCTGTCTTATAAGGCACAGGAAAGCGCAATTGTAATGTTGGAAGACTTTACATTTGAGGCTCCAAAGACTAAAGAATTCTTAAGTATCATTAAGAATCTCAAAATTGAGGGCAAAAAAGTGCTCTTTGTTTTGCCAGAAGCAAATAAAAATGTATATTTGTCTGCTCGTAACTTGCAGCGTGCTGAAGTTATCCTCGCATCAAACGTCAATTCGTATAAAGTTTTGAATGCTGATGTTGTAGTGATTACAGAAAAGTCGCTCGAGACTATCGACCAAATCTTAACAAAGTAA
- the rplC gene encoding 50S ribosomal protein L3 — protein MPGLIGKKIGMTSVFSADGKNIPCTVIEVGPCVVTQVKTVEKDGYKAYQLGFEEAKEKRTSQPMMGIFKKAGTTPKKHLAEFKFDEEYNLGDTITVEIFNDCKFVDVIGTSKGKGFQGVVKRHGFGGVGQSTHGQDDRARKPGSIGACSYPAKVFKGMRMGGQMGGDRVTTQNLQVLKVIPEQNLLIVKGSFAGCKGSTVLIEK, from the coding sequence ATGCCAGGATTAATTGGAAAGAAAATCGGAATGACATCCGTTTTCAGTGCCGACGGTAAGAATATTCCGTGCACTGTTATCGAAGTAGGTCCTTGTGTTGTAACCCAGGTGAAAACTGTAGAAAAGGATGGTTACAAGGCTTATCAGTTAGGTTTCGAAGAGGCAAAGGAGAAGCGTACTTCTCAGCCTATGATGGGAATCTTCAAGAAGGCAGGCACAACACCTAAGAAGCACTTGGCCGAGTTCAAGTTTGATGAGGAGTACAACCTCGGTGACACAATTACAGTTGAAATCTTCAACGATTGCAAGTTCGTTGATGTAATTGGTACATCAAAGGGTAAAGGCTTCCAGGGCGTTGTTAAGCGTCACGGATTCGGTGGTGTAGGTCAGTCTACTCACGGTCAGGATGACCGCGCTCGTAAGCCGGGATCTATTGGTGCTTGTTCTTACCCTGCAAAGGTATTCAAGGGTATGCGCATGGGCGGCCAAATGGGAGGTGACAGAGTTACAACTCAGAACCTTCAGGTGTTAAAGGTAATTCCAGAGCAGAATCTTCTTATTGTTAAGGGTTCTTTCGCTGGATGCAAAGGTTCAACTGTTTTAATTGAGAAATAA
- the rpsJ gene encoding 30S ribosomal protein S10 has product MSQKIRIKLKSYDHQLVDKSAEKIVKAVKATGAIVSGPIPLPTHKRIFTVNRSTFVNKKSREQFQLSDFKRLIDIYSSTAKTVDALMKLELPSGVEVEIKV; this is encoded by the coding sequence ATGAGTCAGAAAATCAGAATTAAGCTGAAGTCTTACGACCACCAGTTGGTTGACAAGTCAGCTGAGAAGATTGTGAAGGCTGTAAAGGCAACAGGCGCTATCGTTAGTGGTCCTATTCCATTGCCAACACACAAGCGTATTTTTACTGTAAACCGCAGTACTTTCGTTAACAAGAAGTCTCGCGAGCAGTTCCAGCTCTCAGATTTCAAGCGTCTCATTGACATCTACAGCTCAACAGCTAAGACAGTTGATGCCTTGATGAAGCTTGAATTGCCAAGTGGTGTAGAAGTAGAAATCAAAGTCTAA
- the fusA gene encoding elongation factor G — MANRDLHLTRNIGIMAHIDAGKTTTSERILFYTGKTHKIGEVHDGAATMDWMAQEQERGITITSAATTCNWNYLGKSYKINLIDTPGHVDFTAEVERSLRVLDGAVATYSAADGVQPQSETVWRQADKYNVPRIGYVNKMDRSGANFFETVQQMKDILGANPIAIQIPIGAEENFKGVVDLIKMKAILWHDETMGAEYDIEEIPADLADEAAEWRDKLLEGAANFDDEVMELYLDGKDIPEEKILAAIRKGCCAMECCPMLLGSSYKNKGVQPLLDYVCAFLPSPMDTPNIIGTNPDTEEEEDRKPSEDEPTSALAFKIATDPFMGRLVFFRVYSGKVVAGSYVYNPRSGKRERISRLFQMNSKQEIPMDSIDAGDIGAGVGFKDIRTGDTLCDEEHPIVLESMTFPDTVISIAVEPKSQADIAKMDNGLAKLAEEDPTFTVRTDEQSGQTIISGMGELHLDIIIDRLKREFKVECNQGKPQVNYKEAITKTAQSRETYKKQSGGRGKFACIDVTIGPKDEDYKEGDLQFINEVKGGNVPKEFIPSVQKGFADCLSNGVLGGFPMTGLKVTLTDGSFHPVDSDQLSFELVAHQAFKVLCPKAGPVLMEPIMKVEVVTPEENMGDVIGDLNKRRGLVQGMEEGRSGARIVKAMVPLAEMFGYVTALRTITSGRATSSMEYDHHAPLSSTIAKAVLEEVKGHADLL; from the coding sequence ATGGCAAATCGCGATTTACATTTGACTCGTAACATCGGTATCATGGCGCATATCGATGCTGGTAAGACAACAACTTCTGAGCGTATTTTGTTCTATACAGGTAAGACTCATAAGATTGGTGAGGTACACGATGGTGCTGCTACAATGGACTGGATGGCCCAGGAGCAGGAGCGTGGTATTACTATCACTTCTGCGGCTACAACTTGTAACTGGAACTATCTCGGTAAGTCTTATAAGATCAACTTGATCGATACTCCGGGACACGTTGACTTCACTGCTGAGGTTGAGCGTTCTCTCCGTGTACTTGATGGTGCTGTTGCTACATATTCTGCAGCTGATGGTGTTCAGCCACAGTCTGAGACAGTATGGCGTCAGGCTGATAAGTATAATGTACCTCGTATCGGTTATGTAAACAAGATGGACCGTTCTGGTGCTAACTTCTTCGAGACAGTTCAGCAGATGAAGGATATCTTGGGCGCTAATCCAATTGCTATTCAGATTCCTATTGGTGCAGAGGAGAACTTCAAGGGTGTAGTTGACCTCATTAAGATGAAGGCTATTCTTTGGCACGATGAGACTATGGGTGCTGAGTATGATATAGAGGAAATCCCTGCAGACTTGGCTGACGAGGCTGCTGAGTGGCGTGATAAGCTCCTTGAGGGTGCTGCAAACTTCGATGATGAGGTTATGGAACTTTATCTCGATGGTAAGGATATTCCAGAAGAAAAGATTCTTGCTGCTATCCGTAAGGGTTGCTGTGCTATGGAGTGCTGCCCAATGTTGCTCGGTTCTTCATACAAGAACAAGGGTGTTCAGCCATTGCTCGACTATGTATGTGCATTCTTGCCTTCACCAATGGATACTCCAAATATCATCGGTACTAACCCTGATACAGAGGAGGAAGAGGATCGTAAACCATCTGAGGATGAACCAACATCTGCTCTCGCATTTAAGATTGCTACTGACCCATTCATGGGCCGCTTGGTATTCTTCCGTGTTTACTCAGGTAAGGTCGTTGCTGGTTCTTATGTTTACAACCCACGTTCTGGCAAGCGCGAGCGTATCAGCCGTCTGTTCCAGATGAACTCTAAACAGGAAATCCCAATGGATTCTATCGATGCTGGTGATATCGGTGCAGGTGTAGGTTTCAAGGATATCCGTACAGGTGATACACTCTGTGATGAGGAACACCCAATCGTTTTGGAGTCTATGACATTCCCTGATACTGTGATTTCTATCGCAGTAGAGCCAAAGAGCCAGGCAGACATCGCTAAGATGGATAATGGTCTTGCTAAGTTGGCTGAGGAGGATCCAACCTTCACAGTTCGTACAGACGAGCAGAGCGGTCAGACAATTATTTCTGGTATGGGTGAGCTCCACTTGGATATCATCATCGACCGTTTGAAGCGTGAGTTCAAGGTTGAGTGTAATCAGGGTAAGCCTCAGGTTAACTACAAGGAGGCTATCACTAAGACTGCTCAGAGCCGTGAAACTTATAAAAAGCAGTCTGGTGGTCGCGGTAAGTTCGCTTGTATCGATGTAACCATCGGTCCTAAGGACGAGGATTACAAGGAAGGCGACTTGCAGTTCATCAACGAGGTTAAGGGTGGTAACGTTCCTAAGGAATTCATCCCATCTGTACAGAAGGGCTTTGCTGATTGCTTGTCAAATGGTGTACTCGGTGGTTTCCCAATGACAGGTTTGAAGGTGACTTTGACCGATGGTAGCTTCCACCCAGTTGACTCTGACCAGTTGTCATTCGAGTTGGTAGCACATCAGGCATTCAAGGTACTTTGCCCTAAGGCTGGTCCAGTTTTGATGGAGCCTATCATGAAGGTAGAGGTTGTTACTCCAGAAGAGAACATGGGTGACGTAATCGGTGACTTGAACAAGCGCCGTGGTCTCGTTCAGGGTATGGAGGAAGGCCGTAGCGGTGCTCGCATCGTAAAGGCAATGGTTCCATTGGCTGAGATGTTCGGTTATGTAACAGCTTTGCGTACTATCACTTCTGGTCGTGCAACAAGTTCTATGGAGTACGATCATCATGCACCTCTTTCTTCAACAATTGCTAAGGCTGTGTTGGAGGAGGTTAAGGGTCATGCTGATCTTCTTTAA
- the rpsG gene encoding 30S ribosomal protein S7 produces MRKAKPKKRVILPDPVFNDQKVSKFVNHLMYDGKKNTSYEIFYNALDIVKAKMSNEEKSALEIWKQALDNITPQVEVKSRRIGGATFQVPTEIRPDRKESISMKNLILFARKRGGKTMADKLAAEIMDAFNNQGGAFKRKEDMHRMAEANRAFAHFRF; encoded by the coding sequence ATGAGAAAAGCAAAACCAAAGAAGAGAGTGATCCTTCCAGATCCTGTCTTCAATGACCAGAAGGTCTCAAAGTTCGTAAATCATTTGATGTATGATGGAAAGAAGAATACATCTTATGAGATTTTCTACAATGCACTTGACATTGTAAAGGCTAAGATGTCTAACGAGGAAAAGTCTGCTCTTGAAATCTGGAAGCAGGCACTTGATAATATTACTCCTCAGGTAGAGGTTAAGAGCCGTCGTATCGGTGGTGCAACCTTCCAGGTTCCTACAGAGATTCGTCCTGATCGTAAGGAGAGTATTTCTATGAAGAATCTTATTCTTTTTGCACGTAAGCGCGGTGGTAAGACTATGGCTGATAAGCTTGCTGCAGAGATTATGGATGCTTTTAATAATCAGGGTGGTGCATTTAAGCGTAAGGAGGATATGCATCGTATGGCTGAGGCTAACCGTGCGTTCGCTCACTTTAGATTCTAA
- the rpsL gene encoding 30S ribosomal protein S12: MPTISQLVRKGRRVLVDKSKSPALDSCPQRRGVCVRVYTTTPKKPNSAMRKVARVRLTNSKEVNSYIPGEGHNLQEHSIVLVRGGRVKDLPGVRYHIVRGTLDTAGVANRTQRRSKYGAKRPKAKK, encoded by the coding sequence ATGCCTACTATTTCACAGTTAGTAAGAAAAGGCAGACGAGTTCTTGTAGACAAGAGCAAGTCACCAGCTTTGGATTCTTGTCCTCAGCGTCGTGGTGTTTGTGTTCGTGTTTATACAACAACTCCTAAGAAGCCTAATTCAGCAATGCGTAAAGTTGCACGTGTACGTTTGACAAACTCAAAGGAAGTAAACTCTTATATTCCGGGAGAGGGTCACAACTTGCAGGAGCACTCAATTGTTTTGGTTCGCGGTGGTCGTGTAAAGGACCTTCCTGGTGTACGTTATCATATTGTCCGTGGTACACTTGATACTGCAGGTGTTGCGAATCGTACACAGCGTCGTTCTAAGTACGGAGCTAAGCGCCCTAAGGCAAAGAAGTAA
- a CDS encoding DUF3467 domain-containing protein, whose translation MEENKNNQQQQNQFQMGISPEVAEGTYSNLALITHSSSDFILDFACALPGMPAPQIKSRVIMAPEHAKRLLQALQSNIYNYEQSFGKIKLSDEQERTIAPFGTPKGEA comes from the coding sequence ATGGAAGAAAATAAGAATAATCAACAGCAGCAGAATCAGTTCCAGATGGGCATCAGCCCTGAAGTAGCAGAGGGTACATACTCAAACTTGGCACTGATTACTCATTCTAGTTCAGACTTCATTTTGGATTTTGCATGTGCACTTCCTGGCATGCCTGCACCTCAGATCAAGAGTCGTGTTATCATGGCACCTGAGCATGCTAAGCGATTGCTCCAGGCATTGCAGAGCAATATTTATAACTACGAGCAGTCCTTCGGTAAAATTAAGTTGTCTGATGAGCAAGAACGTACAATCGCTCCATTCGGCACCCCAAAGGGTGAGGCATAA